CAGCCGACGCGCTGGGACGATGCGCTGCAAGGCTGGTCGAGATGGCGCTTCGTCGTCAACGCGCTGACCCGCATGCGCTTTGTCGACGATGCGGGCGCGCTGCAGCTGAAGTACAAGGGCGAGCTGGCCGATGCGCCAGCGGGCCTGCATCCGTGGTTCGACTGGCCCGGACGCGAGCCGATGCCGCGGGTCGTCTGCGGCCACTGGTCGGCACTGGGTCTGCGGCTGAGGCCGGAACTGGCGGCGCTCGATACGGGCTGCGTCTGGGGCGGCGCGTTGACCGGCATCGACCTGGACGGCGGCGCGCTGTTCCAGGTGGCGGCGCAGCGCGAATATCAGCAGGTGGGCAGCCCCTAGCGGCCGGCGACGCCGGCCTCGAATGCCTGGTGCGCGGCCTGGATGCGGGTCTGCACGTGCTGCGTCAGGCTGCGGCGATCGCTTTCCGCTGCGGGGAACGGCGCGAGAAAGCTCAGTTCGACCGTGAGGCCCTGGTGGCCGAGGATGCGCCACAGCGACTCGCCGAACGAAACCTGGTCGACGTAGGCCGCGGCGCAGCAGCGCTGGCCCTGGGCGTTGGTGTAGCGCAGGTAGACCGGCTGGACCGTTGCCTCGGCATCGATGGCCGATTGCAGCAGCGACGAACGGAACGGCAGGATGCTCGCGCCGTCGCTGGTCGTGCCTTCCGGGAAGATGGCCACGCAGTCGCCGCGCAGTAGCGAGCGGACGATCGCCCCGTTCACGCGCGCGGTATCGCGGCGCCGTTCGCGCTCGATGAACAGCGTGCGCGCACCGCAACAAAGCCGGCCGATCACCGGCCACTGGCGGATTTCAGACTTGGCGACGAACTGCGAGACCGTGACGGCGTTGAGGACGAAGATGTCGAGCCAGGAGATGTGGTTGGCCAGCAGCAGATGGTTGGCCGGGTACAGCCCGGGCGAAATGCCGTGGATCTGCACGTCGATCTGCAGTAGCGCCAGCAGTTTCTTCGACCACGCGTGGATGTAGCTGACGCGTGCCTCGTCGTCGAGACGCGGCAGGCGCCAGGAGACGGCATAGGTTGCCCGTGCTAGGTGCACGGCAAGTCGGAACAGGCGGCGAAGGCGAGTGCAGAAAAGCAACATGGACAACAGGAATGGCCGAAGCCGCTGGCGGGAAGGCTTCGGCAGTTTAGCCGCTTCACCGGGCTCGGGCCATGTCGCTATTGCCGCTGCGGAAAATTGTGTGTCCATCATGCCATTAACGGAGGAAGTGCCTGGCATAGCGCTGCTCGATGTGCTGCACCGGTAGCAGCAGGAAGAGGTCGGCAGTGTTGAAGTCCGGATCCCAGGCCGGTTCGCCGCAGATGAAGGCGCCGGCACGCAGGTAGCCGCGCAGTAGCGGCGGAACCGGGGCATCGAGCTTCTGGTTCAGCGCGGCCAGCGGCAGCGGGCAGCGCGGGAACACGCGCCATTCGACCGGCGCGAGCGCGGTCTGCGCCAGCTTGGCGTAGAGGCTTGCGGCAAGGTGGCCGCCGTCGACGAGCGACACGCTGGCACAGCCGGCGAGGTAATGGTGGCCGCGCTGGTTCATGTAGTCGGCGAGGCCGGCCCAGAGCAGCGAGATCGTCGCGCCGGTGCGGTAGTCGGGGTGGACGCAGGAGCGGCCGACCTCGACGAGCTGGTTGCGCAGGTGCGCCAGACGGGTCAGGTCGAATTCGGTATCGGAGTAATAGCTGCCGATCGTCCGGGCCTGGTGGGGCGGCAGGATGCGGTAGGTGCCGACGACCTCGCCGGTTTCGTCGTCCTGGACGACCAGATGGTCGCAATACGGATCGAACAGGTCGTGATCGATGCCGGGTTCGCGGCAGTTGAGGCGGGCGCCCATTTCACCGGCAAACACCCGGTGGCGTAGCGCCTGGGCGGCGCGGACGGTTTCGCTGTCGGTCGCGATCGTCACCGACAACTGGCGTTTGCGGGGCTTGCTGGTTGCGGTGTGCAACTGCTGCAGCATGGGTTTTCCTCCTGGTTGGTGGAGGAAAAATTAAGCGCTGCAGATGACGGAGAAATGACCGGGAGTTGAAAATGCCGTGACAGATCAGGCGTCGAGCGTCGGCACGTCGGGCTTGGCCGGATCGGCGGCCGGGATCCGGTAGCTTTCGTCGGCCCACTGGCCAAGGTCGATCAGCCGGCAGCGGCGGCTGCAGAACGGCCGGAAGGCGTTGTCGGGGCTATAGACGGCCGGTTCGCCGCATTGCGGGCAGGGAACGATGCGTTGATTCACAGATTGCAGTAACTCAGCGAGAAATCGACGTCGGCATCGACCGAGCGGGCGCGCTCGCCCGAGGTCGACGGCAACATGAAACGGATATTGATGGCGTAGCGGTTGGCCGACAGTTCGGGCACCGCGGGCAGGTCCGAGATCAGGCTGACCTTCAGCAGCTGGACCGACTTGCCGCCGGACATCTGCTGGAAATTGCCGTTCTTGGCGGTGTAGTGGCAGACCTTGGCCGAGTCGCGCAGCAGCCGCAACACGATGTCGAGCGCATGCTTGATCGGCAGCAGCGGGGTGAACCAGCGGTCGAGGTCGCCCTGGCGCCGCGGTGCGGCCTGCTGCAGCCAGT
This window of the Jeongeupia sp. USM3 genome carries:
- a CDS encoding 1-acyl-sn-glycerol-3-phosphate acyltransferase; protein product: MHLARATYAVSWRLPRLDDEARVSYIHAWSKKLLALLQIDVQIHGISPGLYPANHLLLANHISWLDIFVLNAVTVSQFVAKSEIRQWPVIGRLCCGARTLFIERERRRDTARVNGAIVRSLLRGDCVAIFPEGTTSDGASILPFRSSLLQSAIDAEATVQPVYLRYTNAQGQRCCAAAYVDQVSFGESLWRILGHQGLTVELSFLAPFPAAESDRRSLTQHVQTRIQAAHQAFEAGVAGR
- a CDS encoding GNAT family N-acetyltransferase; translation: MLQQLHTATSKPRKRQLSVTIATDSETVRAAQALRHRVFAGEMGARLNCREPGIDHDLFDPYCDHLVVQDDETGEVVGTYRILPPHQARTIGSYYSDTEFDLTRLAHLRNQLVEVGRSCVHPDYRTGATISLLWAGLADYMNQRGHHYLAGCASVSLVDGGHLAASLYAKLAQTALAPVEWRVFPRCPLPLAALNQKLDAPVPPLLRGYLRAGAFICGEPAWDPDFNTADLFLLLPVQHIEQRYARHFLR
- a CDS encoding DNA gyrase inhibitor YacG, encoding MNQRIVPCPQCGEPAVYSPDNAFRPFCSRRCRLIDLGQWADESYRIPAADPAKPDVPTLDA